A single window of Ctenopharyngodon idella isolate HZGC_01 chromosome 24, HZGC01, whole genome shotgun sequence DNA harbors:
- the cib2 gene encoding calcium and integrin-binding family member 2 isoform X6 gives MPWKKESLCLEQRGLHGRYHELAPHLVPMDYTNDPDVKVPLALIVNMPELKENPFRNRIVESFSEDGQGNLSFNDFVDMFSVLSEMAPRELKAIYAFKIYDFNVDNYICKEDLEKTLNKLTKEELTPEEVNLVCEKAIEEADLDGDSKLSFADFENMISRAPDFLSTFHIRI, from the exons CTTGCATGGAAGATACCACGAGCTGGCTCCACATTTGGTTCCAATGGACTACACCAATGACCCTGATGTTAAAGTCCCTTTAGCTCTCATAGTCAACATGCCGGAACTGAAG GAGAATCCATTCAGGAATCGGATTGTGGAATCGTTCTCCGAAGATGGCCAGGGGAACCTCAGCTTCAACGACTTTGTGGACATGTTTTCGGTTCTCAGCGAAATGGCTCCTAGAGAACTGAAAGCcatttatgcttttaaaatatatg ACTTCAATGTAGATAATTACATCTGCAAAGAGGACTTAGAAAAGACTCTAAACAAGTTAACGAAGGAGGAGTTAACACCAGAGGAGGTTAATCTGGTGTGTGAGAAGGCCATCGAGGAAGCCGACCTGGATGGAGACAGCAAGCTCTCCTTTGCTGACTTTGAGAACATGATCTCCAGGGCTCCTGACTTTTTAAG CACCTTCCATATACGAATCTAA
- the LOC127507753 gene encoding hematopoietic SH2 domain-containing protein homolog isoform X2, with amino-acid sequence MDHCQPGGDVQENTESRLRELALKWFTETQAPLILHNGNFPEWFQGFISRKDAEEHLKDKELGCFLIRLSDKATGYILSYKGRDRCRHFVINQNKDGRFIVTGDTEMHDTLTSLIEYYKSSPIEPFGEYLTLSCFESSTSELYDVIHFDMREKPGVSVKAAKDIWDDPRKKHDTMQPPALPPKGNRNTPAVPSWPRKGPPMKAASLDVKLSTENVLYTALDLQKPRERARTPTEGKDISVTARGELRAPRQQKSPAENQGTIYSELIVPNCRSQSLPFLDDDCEDEGHLNRRSQLQLSSHVQREQLNNPATHLVPGLSNSLDILCNSSLYQLAGTPGNQNTAGMRISNVSMQESEVTYAEVPLEPVPNHFLVDNTYEQIPDSQPTARAQENSHTNTYETLTDLKPKQIISARAIKADKWKWLSPEYWKK; translated from the exons ATGGACCACTGCCAGCCTGGAGGAGACGTCCAGGAAAACACTGAGAGCAGACTAAGGGAACTGGCCCTGAAGTGGTTTACAGAGACCCAGGCGCCTTTAATTCTCCACAACGGCAACTTTCCGGAATGGTTCCAAGGATTTATCAGCAgaaa GGATGCAGAGGAGCATCTGAAAGACAAGGAACTGGGCTGTTTCCTCATTCGGCTCAGTGATAAAGCCACTGGATACATTCTTTCATACAA AGGTCGCGATCGATGTCGGCACTTTGTCATCAATCAGAATAAAGATGGACGTTTTATTGTGACGGGCGACACAGAGATGCATGACACTCTCACTAGCCTCATTGAATATTACAAGTCCAGTCCCATTGAGCCATTTGGAGAATATCTGACACTCTCATGTTTTGAG TCTTCCACAAGCGAGCTCTATGATGTAATTCACTTTGACATGAGGGAAAAGCCAGGAGTGAGTGTTAAAGCTGCGAAGGATATTTGGGACGATCCGCGTAAAAAACATGACACAATGCAACCGCCTGCCTTGCCGCCCAAGGGCAACAGAAACACACCG GCAGTACCTTCATGGCCAAGAAAAGGCCCTCCTATGAAAGCCGCCTCCTTGGATGTAAAGTTAAGCACAGAAAACGTGCTGTATACGGCGTTAGACCTGCAGAAGCCCAGGGAAAGAGCCAGAACGCCAACAGAGGGCAAAGACATTTCAGTTACAGCTAGAGGAGAACTCAGAGCCCCGAGACAACAGAAAAGCCCTGCCGAAAACCAAGGAACCATTTACTCCGAGCTCATAGTGCCGAACTGCAGAAGTCAATCCCTGCCGTTCCTGGATGATGACTGTGAAGATGAAGGACACTTAAATAGAAGAAGCCAACTGCAACTCTCTTCCCACGTACAGAGGGAACAGCTCAACAATCCCGCCACCCACTTGGTGCCAGGTCTTAGCAACAGCCTGGATATACTATGTAATTCATCGCTGTATCAATTAGCCGGAACACCTGGCAACCAAAACACGGCGGGGATGAGAATCTCAAACGTCAGCATGCAGGAAAGCGAAGTTACGTATGCAGAGGTGCCTCTTGAACCCGTTCCAAATCACTTCCTGGTTGACAACACATACGAGCAGATTCCCGACTCACAACCTACAGCGAGAGCACAGGAGAACTCACACACTAATACCTACGAGACGCTAACAGACTTAAAACCGAAGCAGATTATTTCTGCCCGGGCCATTAAG GCAGATAAATGGAAATGGCTGTCCCCGGAATACTGGAAAAAATAA
- the LOC127507753 gene encoding hematopoietic SH2 domain-containing protein homolog isoform X3, with the protein MPTINCLVTNILQNTFFCVQQKKDSYRDAEEHLKDKELGCFLIRLSDKATGYILSYKGRDRCRHFVINQNKDGRFIVTGDTEMHDTLTSLIEYYKSSPIEPFGEYLTLSCFESSTSELYDVIHFDMREKPGVSVKAAKDIWDDPRKKHDTMQPPALPPKGNRNTPAVPSWPRKGPPMKAASLDVKLSTENVLYTALDLQKPRERARTPTEGKDISVTARGELRAPRQQKSPAENQGTIYSELIVPNCRSQSLPFLDDDCEDEGHLNRRSQLQLSSHVQREQLNNPATHLVPGLSNSLDILCNSSLYQLAGTPGNQNTAGMRISNVSMQESEVTYAEVPLEPVPNHFLVDNTYEQIPDSQPTARAQENSHTNTYETLTDLKPKQIISARAIKADKWKWLSPEYWKK; encoded by the exons atgcctaccatcaactgtctggttaccaacattcttcaaaataccttcttttgtgttcaacagaagaaagattcatacag GGATGCAGAGGAGCATCTGAAAGACAAGGAACTGGGCTGTTTCCTCATTCGGCTCAGTGATAAAGCCACTGGATACATTCTTTCATACAA AGGTCGCGATCGATGTCGGCACTTTGTCATCAATCAGAATAAAGATGGACGTTTTATTGTGACGGGCGACACAGAGATGCATGACACTCTCACTAGCCTCATTGAATATTACAAGTCCAGTCCCATTGAGCCATTTGGAGAATATCTGACACTCTCATGTTTTGAG TCTTCCACAAGCGAGCTCTATGATGTAATTCACTTTGACATGAGGGAAAAGCCAGGAGTGAGTGTTAAAGCTGCGAAGGATATTTGGGACGATCCGCGTAAAAAACATGACACAATGCAACCGCCTGCCTTGCCGCCCAAGGGCAACAGAAACACACCG GCAGTACCTTCATGGCCAAGAAAAGGCCCTCCTATGAAAGCCGCCTCCTTGGATGTAAAGTTAAGCACAGAAAACGTGCTGTATACGGCGTTAGACCTGCAGAAGCCCAGGGAAAGAGCCAGAACGCCAACAGAGGGCAAAGACATTTCAGTTACAGCTAGAGGAGAACTCAGAGCCCCGAGACAACAGAAAAGCCCTGCCGAAAACCAAGGAACCATTTACTCCGAGCTCATAGTGCCGAACTGCAGAAGTCAATCCCTGCCGTTCCTGGATGATGACTGTGAAGATGAAGGACACTTAAATAGAAGAAGCCAACTGCAACTCTCTTCCCACGTACAGAGGGAACAGCTCAACAATCCCGCCACCCACTTGGTGCCAGGTCTTAGCAACAGCCTGGATATACTATGTAATTCATCGCTGTATCAATTAGCCGGAACACCTGGCAACCAAAACACGGCGGGGATGAGAATCTCAAACGTCAGCATGCAGGAAAGCGAAGTTACGTATGCAGAGGTGCCTCTTGAACCCGTTCCAAATCACTTCCTGGTTGACAACACATACGAGCAGATTCCCGACTCACAACCTACAGCGAGAGCACAGGAGAACTCACACACTAATACCTACGAGACGCTAACAGACTTAAAACCGAAGCAGATTATTTCTGCCCGGGCCATTAAG GCAGATAAATGGAAATGGCTGTCCCCGGAATACTGGAAAAAATAA
- the cib2 gene encoding calcium and integrin-binding family member 2 isoform X7, producing MDYTNDPDVKVPLALIVNMPELKENPFRNRIVESFSEDGQGNLSFNDFVDMFSVLSEMAPRELKAIYAFKIYDFNVDNYICKEDLEKTLNKLTKEELTPEEVNLVCEKAIEEADLDGDSKLSFADFENMISRAPDFLSTFHIRI from the exons ATGGACTACACCAATGACCCTGATGTTAAAGTCCCTTTAGCTCTCATAGTCAACATGCCGGAACTGAAG GAGAATCCATTCAGGAATCGGATTGTGGAATCGTTCTCCGAAGATGGCCAGGGGAACCTCAGCTTCAACGACTTTGTGGACATGTTTTCGGTTCTCAGCGAAATGGCTCCTAGAGAACTGAAAGCcatttatgcttttaaaatatatg ACTTCAATGTAGATAATTACATCTGCAAAGAGGACTTAGAAAAGACTCTAAACAAGTTAACGAAGGAGGAGTTAACACCAGAGGAGGTTAATCTGGTGTGTGAGAAGGCCATCGAGGAAGCCGACCTGGATGGAGACAGCAAGCTCTCCTTTGCTGACTTTGAGAACATGATCTCCAGGGCTCCTGACTTTTTAAG CACCTTCCATATACGAATCTAA
- the LOC127507753 gene encoding hematopoietic SH2 domain-containing protein homolog isoform X1 has translation MTLKSHCTHLRAPTGSLWTSGHCKRQYSSKSQLNYLTRTHPMEQRRPKPHRFHSCLVFRLKDRVRMDHCQPGGDVQENTESRLRELALKWFTETQAPLILHNGNFPEWFQGFISRKDAEEHLKDKELGCFLIRLSDKATGYILSYKGRDRCRHFVINQNKDGRFIVTGDTEMHDTLTSLIEYYKSSPIEPFGEYLTLSCFESSTSELYDVIHFDMREKPGVSVKAAKDIWDDPRKKHDTMQPPALPPKGNRNTPAVPSWPRKGPPMKAASLDVKLSTENVLYTALDLQKPRERARTPTEGKDISVTARGELRAPRQQKSPAENQGTIYSELIVPNCRSQSLPFLDDDCEDEGHLNRRSQLQLSSHVQREQLNNPATHLVPGLSNSLDILCNSSLYQLAGTPGNQNTAGMRISNVSMQESEVTYAEVPLEPVPNHFLVDNTYEQIPDSQPTARAQENSHTNTYETLTDLKPKQIISARAIKADKWKWLSPEYWKK, from the exons gaTCTCTATGGACCAGCGGACACTGCAAAAGACAGTACAGCTCTAAATCGCAGCTTAACTACCTCACAAGAACACATCCGATGGAGCAGAGGAGGCCCAAACCTCACAGGTTCCACTCCTGCCTGGTGTTTCGCTTAAAG GACCGTGTGAGGATGGACCACTGCCAGCCTGGAGGAGACGTCCAGGAAAACACTGAGAGCAGACTAAGGGAACTGGCCCTGAAGTGGTTTACAGAGACCCAGGCGCCTTTAATTCTCCACAACGGCAACTTTCCGGAATGGTTCCAAGGATTTATCAGCAgaaa GGATGCAGAGGAGCATCTGAAAGACAAGGAACTGGGCTGTTTCCTCATTCGGCTCAGTGATAAAGCCACTGGATACATTCTTTCATACAA AGGTCGCGATCGATGTCGGCACTTTGTCATCAATCAGAATAAAGATGGACGTTTTATTGTGACGGGCGACACAGAGATGCATGACACTCTCACTAGCCTCATTGAATATTACAAGTCCAGTCCCATTGAGCCATTTGGAGAATATCTGACACTCTCATGTTTTGAG TCTTCCACAAGCGAGCTCTATGATGTAATTCACTTTGACATGAGGGAAAAGCCAGGAGTGAGTGTTAAAGCTGCGAAGGATATTTGGGACGATCCGCGTAAAAAACATGACACAATGCAACCGCCTGCCTTGCCGCCCAAGGGCAACAGAAACACACCG GCAGTACCTTCATGGCCAAGAAAAGGCCCTCCTATGAAAGCCGCCTCCTTGGATGTAAAGTTAAGCACAGAAAACGTGCTGTATACGGCGTTAGACCTGCAGAAGCCCAGGGAAAGAGCCAGAACGCCAACAGAGGGCAAAGACATTTCAGTTACAGCTAGAGGAGAACTCAGAGCCCCGAGACAACAGAAAAGCCCTGCCGAAAACCAAGGAACCATTTACTCCGAGCTCATAGTGCCGAACTGCAGAAGTCAATCCCTGCCGTTCCTGGATGATGACTGTGAAGATGAAGGACACTTAAATAGAAGAAGCCAACTGCAACTCTCTTCCCACGTACAGAGGGAACAGCTCAACAATCCCGCCACCCACTTGGTGCCAGGTCTTAGCAACAGCCTGGATATACTATGTAATTCATCGCTGTATCAATTAGCCGGAACACCTGGCAACCAAAACACGGCGGGGATGAGAATCTCAAACGTCAGCATGCAGGAAAGCGAAGTTACGTATGCAGAGGTGCCTCTTGAACCCGTTCCAAATCACTTCCTGGTTGACAACACATACGAGCAGATTCCCGACTCACAACCTACAGCGAGAGCACAGGAGAACTCACACACTAATACCTACGAGACGCTAACAGACTTAAAACCGAAGCAGATTATTTCTGCCCGGGCCATTAAG GCAGATAAATGGAAATGGCTGTCCCCGGAATACTGGAAAAAATAA